The segment ATCAAATTCTTCTGCCATGACCTCTTGAAACCCGGCCGCTGGGCGGCCCGAAAAAGTAAAATCAGCAGTTTAGCAGGAGTGGCGGTGGCGTCGAAGCGGCCGCATGGGGATCCATGTTTCCCTACGCCATCACTTGCCGATGCAGAAACCGGCGAAGATCTCGCCGAGCAGGGCCTCGTGGTCCTGGCGACCCAGCAGGGCGTCCAGCGCCGCTTCGGCCAGGCGCAGCTCCTCGGCGATCAGGTCGGGCGCGGCGCTGGCCTCAATGCGGCCCAGATGCAGCGCCGCCAGGCGCAGGCCATCGAGGTGGCGCGCACGCACGCTGAAGCGCTGCTGCCCGCCCTCGCTGGCACCCAGCCGCTCGACGATGGCCTGCTTGAGTTCATCAATGCCCGCACCGGTGCGCGCCGAGATGACGATCCCCTCTGTAGATCGGGAATCCGCGACGCAATCCTGCTTGTTCCAGACCGTGAGCCGCGGGATCTCGGGCGGGGCCTCCAGCTCGGGGACGGCCTCCGGCCGGGTCAGATCCCGAAGGTCCAGGATCAGGTCGGCCCCGGTCGCAGCCTCGCGGGCGCGCTGCATCCCGATCTTTTCCACAGGGTCGTCGCTGGCGTGCAGCCCGGCGGTGTCGATCAGTTCCACCGGGATCCCGTGGATGGCGATCGGCGAGCGCAGTACGTCCCGGGTGGTCCCGGGGCGGTCGGTGACGATCGCCACCTCGCTCTCGGCCAGTCGATTCATCAGGCTGGACTTGCCGACATTGGGGGCACCGACCAGGGCCAGACGCAGGCCCTGGGCGAAATAGCGGGCCGGGCGCAGGCGCTCGAGGAGCGCGAGGATGGTCGTGTGCAGGACCTCCGTCCGCCGGGCGATGTCCGGGGCGGCCTCGGATTCGAGGTCAGTCTCGCCGAAGTCGATCTCGGCCTCGATGATCACACGCATGTCGCGGATGGCCCGGGAGACCGGCTCCAGCTCGGCGGCCAGTGCCCCGTCGAGGCTGGAGCGGGCCAGGCGCGCGGCCTGGGTCGTCTGGGCATGGATCAGGTCGGCGACGGCCTCGGCCTGCGCGAGGTCGAGGCGGCCGTTCAGAAAGGCCTGTTCGGTGAATTCGCCCGGCCGCGCGCGGCGCGCACCGAGGCCGACCGCCGCCGCGACGAGTGCCTCCAGGAGCACCGGGCTGCCGTGGCCTTGCAGTTCGACCACGTCTTCACCGGTATACGAATGGGGCGCGGGGAAATAGAGGATCAGGCCATCGTCGATGGTCTCGCCGCTGGCCGGATCAGTGAGGCGGCCGTAATGAGCTTGGCGTGGTCGCAGGCGGTCGCGCCCGGTCAGGCGCCGGGCGATCACCAGCGACTGGGGGCCCGACAGACGGACCACGCCAATGCCGCCGACCCCCGGCGGGGTGGCGACCGCGACGATGGTATCCGCCACGGTCACGGCCCGGTCAGCTCTTCTGCTTGTCCGGGTCCTCGCCGCCCTCGATCTTGCGCGTGATGTACCACTGCTGGGCGATGGAGAACAGGTTGTTGGTGAACCAGTACAGCACCAGGCCCGCCGGGAAGAAGGCGAAGAAGATCGTGAACACGAATGGCAGCGCCATGAAGATCTTCTGCTGCACCGGGTCCATCGGCGGCGGGTTCAGCTTGTACTGCACGAACATGGACACGCCCATCAGGATCGGCAGGATGAAGTACGGATCACGCGAGGACAGATCCTGGATCCACAGCCACCACGGGGCCTGACGCAGTTCCACGCTCTCCAGCAACACCCAGTACAGGGCGATGAACACCGGGATCTGCACCAGGATCGGGAGACAGCCACCCAGCGGGTTGATCTTCTCCTTCTTGTACAACTCCATCAGCGCCTGGTTCATGCGCTGCTTGTCGTCCTTGTAGCGTTCCTTCAGGGCCTGCAGCTTGGGCGCAACCTTGCGCATGCGCGCCATCGAGCGATAGCTGGTGGCGGACAGCTTGAAGAACGCGAGCTTGATCAGGATGGTGAGCAGCACGATCGACCAGCCCCAGTTGCCGACGACGCTGTGGATCAGATCCAGCAGCCAGAACAGCGGCTTGGCCAGGAAGGTGAACATCCCGTAGTCGACGGTCAGTTCCAGGCCCTGGGCGATCTGGGAAAGCTCGTCCTGGAGCTTCGGCCCAACCCACAGTCGGGTCTGCAGCTGCCCGCTCTCGCCCGGGCGCACGGTCAGGGGCTCGGCCGAGTGCAGGCCGATCAGGTATTCCTCGCCAACCTCGCCAGGCACGGAGCGGGCATACAGCGCGTTCACCTCGTCATCGCCCGGGACCCAGGCAGAGACGAAATAGTGCTGGATCATCGCGACCCAGCCGCCATGCAGGCGTTGCTGGATGGGGTCGTCGGCGAGCGACTCGAAACGCTCCCGCTGGTAACTGCCGTCGAAATACGCGGCCCCCGTGAACGTATACAACCACCAGGACTCGCGGTCCGGGGTCGGCCCGTGGCGCAACTGTCGATACTGGCGCCCACTCCAGGTGGAATCGCCCTGGTTGCGGACCTCGTAACCCACCTCGATCAGATGAGTCCCGCGGGTAAAGGTGTAGGTCTTGATGACCTCGATCTCGCCATCGTCCGAGACCCAGCGCATCGGGACCTGAAGGGTATCGTCGCCCTCGGCCATCTCGAAGTGGTCGCCGTCAACCTCGAAATTGGCGTGGTGCGAGGGGGCCCGCCCCTCCATCGCGCGGTCGTTGACGCGGTCGTGCGTCAGGCCACTCTGAGCCACGTAGCCGCGCACGCGGTGGTCAAACAGGCGAACCGGAACCAGCGGGTCATCCTGCAGATCGCGCGGATACTGCAGCAGGTCTGCGCGCAGGATGGTGCCGCCACGGGTGTCGATCAGCAGCTCGTGCTTGTCGGTGCGGACGGTGAACTGGCGACGATCCGGCTCCTGGATCGGGCTGATCTCGGACACATCCGCGGCGGCACGTGGATCGTCCTCGTCCTCGAACTGGGGCGCGTCGGGGACATCCTCCGGGCGGGCATCGGGATCCTCCGCCTCTTGCTCGGCCGTTTCCGGCTGGGCAGGGGTGCCGTAGTCCTGGTTCCAGGCCTGCCACATCAGGAACAGGACAAAGGCCAGGCTGAGCCACAAAAGGGGACGCAAGTTATCCATGAGCGCGACTATTTCCGGGATCGATGCGAGTGGGCGGACAGATGGGGTTCCGGCACGGGGTCATAGCCCCCGGGGGACCACGGGTGGCAACGCAGAATGCGCCGCAGTCCGAGCCAGAAGCCGCGTGTGACGCCGTGTTTTTCCACCGCCTCGACGGTGTAGGCCGAGCACGTCGGGTAATGCCGGCAATGCGGCGCCATGAACGGGGAGATGCCGTACTGATAGGCCCGAACCGGCAACAGGGCAATCTTGCGTACAAGGGTCATTGCAGGCGATCCAGCAGCGTTTCCATCTCCGAGCGCAGGGCCCGTCGGTCACAGGTGCCCGCACCGGCGCGGGCCAGGACAATCAGGTCCACCGGTGGCAGCGCCGCGCGGCGTTGGCGGAAGGCCTCGCGCACGATGCGCTTGACCCGGTTGCGATCCGTGGCGTTGCGCACATGGCGCTTGGCG is part of the Thioalkalivibrio sp. K90mix genome and harbors:
- the mnmE gene encoding tRNA uridine-5-carboxymethylaminomethyl(34) synthesis GTPase MnmE, which gives rise to MTVADTIVAVATPPGVGGIGVVRLSGPQSLVIARRLTGRDRLRPRQAHYGRLTDPASGETIDDGLILYFPAPHSYTGEDVVELQGHGSPVLLEALVAAAVGLGARRARPGEFTEQAFLNGRLDLAQAEAVADLIHAQTTQAARLARSSLDGALAAELEPVSRAIRDMRVIIEAEIDFGETDLESEAAPDIARRTEVLHTTILALLERLRPARYFAQGLRLALVGAPNVGKSSLMNRLAESEVAIVTDRPGTTRDVLRSPIAIHGIPVELIDTAGLHASDDPVEKIGMQRAREAATGADLILDLRDLTRPEAVPELEAPPEIPRLTVWNKQDCVADSRSTEGIVISARTGAGIDELKQAIVERLGASEGGQQRFSVRARHLDGLRLAALHLGRIEASAAPDLIAEELRLAEAALDALLGRQDHEALLGEIFAGFCIGK
- the yidC gene encoding membrane protein insertase YidC, with amino-acid sequence MDNLRPLLWLSLAFVLFLMWQAWNQDYGTPAQPETAEQEAEDPDARPEDVPDAPQFEDEDDPRAAADVSEISPIQEPDRRQFTVRTDKHELLIDTRGGTILRADLLQYPRDLQDDPLVPVRLFDHRVRGYVAQSGLTHDRVNDRAMEGRAPSHHANFEVDGDHFEMAEGDDTLQVPMRWVSDDGEIEVIKTYTFTRGTHLIEVGYEVRNQGDSTWSGRQYRQLRHGPTPDRESWWLYTFTGAAYFDGSYQRERFESLADDPIQQRLHGGWVAMIQHYFVSAWVPGDDEVNALYARSVPGEVGEEYLIGLHSAEPLTVRPGESGQLQTRLWVGPKLQDELSQIAQGLELTVDYGMFTFLAKPLFWLLDLIHSVVGNWGWSIVLLTILIKLAFFKLSATSYRSMARMRKVAPKLQALKERYKDDKQRMNQALMELYKKEKINPLGGCLPILVQIPVFIALYWVLLESVELRQAPWWLWIQDLSSRDPYFILPILMGVSMFVQYKLNPPPMDPVQQKIFMALPFVFTIFFAFFPAGLVLYWFTNNLFSIAQQWYITRKIEGGEDPDKQKS
- the yidD gene encoding membrane protein insertion efficiency factor YidD is translated as MTLVRKIALLPVRAYQYGISPFMAPHCRHYPTCSAYTVEAVEKHGVTRGFWLGLRRILRCHPWSPGGYDPVPEPHLSAHSHRSRK
- the rnpA gene encoding ribonuclease P protein component — encoded protein: MTAGAQGFPRQARLLVGADYRHVFADARPIRGRYLTLLYRAREGGGEPRLGLAIAKRHVRNATDRNRVKRIVREAFRQRRAALPPVDLIVLARAGAGTCDRRALRSEMETLLDRLQ